The Gadus macrocephalus chromosome 13, ASM3116895v1 genome includes a window with the following:
- the im:7151449 gene encoding zona pellucida sperm-binding protein 3 receptor isoform X3: MAVLVDNLTPRLLALLWSTVLLSRGAADCPKPPEKEHIVLTNESLLKNAFPKDTEVTFVCTNGYEKHNGSERITCTGTEWTQPDLMCKKKDCGYPQKLPNMILIVNGGTLLGASVKVTCEEGYRVLGSSFKRCFASGWIGRSRCDLIVCDVPIEVISGQHTWTSAEKPRHGDIIQYSCDPGFTLNGTSHVICQGRGVYNTTPPTCEAVVCDLPSEINDGRHLWTSADRPRYEDEIHYSCNTGFTLHGSSHLICQSPGVYNAAPPTCKEDESTTPTLNITSTPRPSIQGGIYTVAATEDNLMNTEASSRSSPSLVAVTVPATPGTHGANTIMTTHKHAISTKSRTPAASTPESLVRGNLKELDIIKEPDRDTKDADVRRNIVVASVISTILVVLMVLLIFYVYRYRWRRGSYDTQEDLKPGLLQFQSL, from the exons ATGGCAGTTTTAGTGGACAACTTAACGCCGCGGTTGTTGGCTCTTCTGTGGTCGACCGTGCTGCTGAGCAGAGGCGCAG CTGACTGCCCTAAACCACCAGAGAAAGAGCACATCGTCCTCACCAACGAATCACTTTTAAAGAACGCTTTCCCCAAGGACACTGAAGTCACGTTTGTCTGTACGAATGGCTATGAAAAACACAACGGCTCCGAAAGGATTACGTGCACTGGTACGGAGTGGACCCAGCCTGACCTCATGTGTAAAA AGAAGGACTGTGGATATCCGCAAAAACTTCCGAACATGATATTGATTGTGAATGGTGGTACCCTATTAGGCGCTTCAGTAAAAGTAACCTGTGAGGAAGG CTACCGAGTCCTTGGGTCTTCCTTCAAACGCTGCTTCGCTAGTGGATGGATCGGGAGATCAAGGTGTGACC TTATTGTTTGCGACGTGCCCATTGAGGTCATCAGTGGCCAACACACCTGGACCTCTGCAGAAAAGCCGCGCCACGGCGACATCATTCAGTACTCCTGTGACCCCGGCTTCACCCTCAACGGCACCAGCCACGTCATCTGCCAAGGCAGGGGCGTTTACAACACGACACCTCCAACCTGTGAAG CTGTAGTTTGCGACCTGCCCAGTGAGATCAACGATGGCCGACATCTCTGGACCTCTGCAGACCGGCCACGCTACGAGGACGAGATTCATTACTCCTGTAACACCGGCTTCACCCTCCACGGCAGTAGTCACCTTATATGCCAAAGCCCGGGCGTTTACAATGCAGCCCCTCCAACGTGTAAAG AAGACGAATCCACTACCCCTACATTGAATATAACCTCAACCCCTCGGCCTTCAATACAAG GTGGCATATATACGGTAGCGGCGACAGAGGATAATCTGATGAATACGGAAGCCTCCAGCCGCTCCTCACCGTCCTTAGTAGCAGTGACCGTACCAGCAACACCTGGGACTCATG GTGCAAATACCATTATGACAACGCACAAACATGCAATCTCGACGAAATCCAGGACTCCAGCGGCGAGTACCCCGGAGTCTCTCGTCAGAG GAAACCTGAAGGAACTTGATATCATTAAGGAACCCGATAGAGATACCAAGGATGCGG ACGTAAGACGTAACATCGTGGTGGCCAGTGTGATAAGCACCATATTAG
- the im:7151449 gene encoding zona pellucida sperm-binding protein 3 receptor isoform X6: MAVLVDNLTPRLLALLWSTVLLSRGAADCPKPPEKEHIVLTNESLLKNAFPKDTEVTFVCTNGYEKHNGSERITCTGTEWTQPDLMCKKKDCGYPQKLPNMILIVNGGTLLGASVKVTCEEGYRVLGSSFKRCFASGWIGRSRCDLIVCDVPIEVISGQHTWTSAEKPRHGDIIQYSCDPGFTLNGTSHVICQGRGVYNTTPPTCEAVVCDLPSEINDGRHLWTSADRPRYEDEIHYSCNTGFTLHGSSHLICQSPGVYNAAPPTCKEDESTTPTLNITSTPRPSIQGGIYTVAATEDNLMNTEASSRSSPSLVAVTVPATPGTHGANTIMTTHKHAISTKSRTPAASTPESLVRETSVWHGGYSRSVESPRKSRDNL, encoded by the exons ATGGCAGTTTTAGTGGACAACTTAACGCCGCGGTTGTTGGCTCTTCTGTGGTCGACCGTGCTGCTGAGCAGAGGCGCAG CTGACTGCCCTAAACCACCAGAGAAAGAGCACATCGTCCTCACCAACGAATCACTTTTAAAGAACGCTTTCCCCAAGGACACTGAAGTCACGTTTGTCTGTACGAATGGCTATGAAAAACACAACGGCTCCGAAAGGATTACGTGCACTGGTACGGAGTGGACCCAGCCTGACCTCATGTGTAAAA AGAAGGACTGTGGATATCCGCAAAAACTTCCGAACATGATATTGATTGTGAATGGTGGTACCCTATTAGGCGCTTCAGTAAAAGTAACCTGTGAGGAAGG CTACCGAGTCCTTGGGTCTTCCTTCAAACGCTGCTTCGCTAGTGGATGGATCGGGAGATCAAGGTGTGACC TTATTGTTTGCGACGTGCCCATTGAGGTCATCAGTGGCCAACACACCTGGACCTCTGCAGAAAAGCCGCGCCACGGCGACATCATTCAGTACTCCTGTGACCCCGGCTTCACCCTCAACGGCACCAGCCACGTCATCTGCCAAGGCAGGGGCGTTTACAACACGACACCTCCAACCTGTGAAG CTGTAGTTTGCGACCTGCCCAGTGAGATCAACGATGGCCGACATCTCTGGACCTCTGCAGACCGGCCACGCTACGAGGACGAGATTCATTACTCCTGTAACACCGGCTTCACCCTCCACGGCAGTAGTCACCTTATATGCCAAAGCCCGGGCGTTTACAATGCAGCCCCTCCAACGTGTAAAG AAGACGAATCCACTACCCCTACATTGAATATAACCTCAACCCCTCGGCCTTCAATACAAG GTGGCATATATACGGTAGCGGCGACAGAGGATAATCTGATGAATACGGAAGCCTCCAGCCGCTCCTCACCGTCCTTAGTAGCAGTGACCGTACCAGCAACACCTGGGACTCATG GTGCAAATACCATTATGACAACGCACAAACATGCAATCTCGACGAAATCCAGGACTCCAGCGGCGAGTACCCCGGAGTCTCTCGTCAGAG AAACATCTGTTTGGCATGGTGGATATTCCAGAAGTGTAGAGAGCCCACGTAAATCAAGAGACAATCTCTAG
- the im:7151449 gene encoding zona pellucida sperm-binding protein 3 receptor isoform X8 yields the protein MAVLVDNLTPRLLALLWSTVLLSRGAADCPKPPEKEHIVLTNESLLKNAFPKDTEVTFVCTNGYEKHNGSERITCTGTEWTQPDLMCKKKDCGYPQKLPNMILIVNGGTLLGASVKVTCEEGYRVLGSSFKRCFASGWIGRSRCDLIVCDVPIEVISGQHTWTSAEKPRHGDIIQYSCDPGFTLNGTSHVICQGRGVYNTTPPTCEAVVCDLPSEINDGRHLWTSADRPRYEDEIHYSCNTGFTLHGSSHLICQSPGVYNAAPPTCKEDESTTPTLNITSTPRPSIQGGIYTVAATEDNLMNTEASSRSSPSLVAVTVPATPGTHGANTIMTTHKHAISTKSRTPAASTPESLVREKDSPSSLGRLDSIS from the exons ATGGCAGTTTTAGTGGACAACTTAACGCCGCGGTTGTTGGCTCTTCTGTGGTCGACCGTGCTGCTGAGCAGAGGCGCAG CTGACTGCCCTAAACCACCAGAGAAAGAGCACATCGTCCTCACCAACGAATCACTTTTAAAGAACGCTTTCCCCAAGGACACTGAAGTCACGTTTGTCTGTACGAATGGCTATGAAAAACACAACGGCTCCGAAAGGATTACGTGCACTGGTACGGAGTGGACCCAGCCTGACCTCATGTGTAAAA AGAAGGACTGTGGATATCCGCAAAAACTTCCGAACATGATATTGATTGTGAATGGTGGTACCCTATTAGGCGCTTCAGTAAAAGTAACCTGTGAGGAAGG CTACCGAGTCCTTGGGTCTTCCTTCAAACGCTGCTTCGCTAGTGGATGGATCGGGAGATCAAGGTGTGACC TTATTGTTTGCGACGTGCCCATTGAGGTCATCAGTGGCCAACACACCTGGACCTCTGCAGAAAAGCCGCGCCACGGCGACATCATTCAGTACTCCTGTGACCCCGGCTTCACCCTCAACGGCACCAGCCACGTCATCTGCCAAGGCAGGGGCGTTTACAACACGACACCTCCAACCTGTGAAG CTGTAGTTTGCGACCTGCCCAGTGAGATCAACGATGGCCGACATCTCTGGACCTCTGCAGACCGGCCACGCTACGAGGACGAGATTCATTACTCCTGTAACACCGGCTTCACCCTCCACGGCAGTAGTCACCTTATATGCCAAAGCCCGGGCGTTTACAATGCAGCCCCTCCAACGTGTAAAG AAGACGAATCCACTACCCCTACATTGAATATAACCTCAACCCCTCGGCCTTCAATACAAG GTGGCATATATACGGTAGCGGCGACAGAGGATAATCTGATGAATACGGAAGCCTCCAGCCGCTCCTCACCGTCCTTAGTAGCAGTGACCGTACCAGCAACACCTGGGACTCATG GTGCAAATACCATTATGACAACGCACAAACATGCAATCTCGACGAAATCCAGGACTCCAGCGGCGAGTACCCCGGAGTCTCTCGTCAGAG AGAAAGATAGTCCCTCATCTTTAGGCAGACTGGACAGTATTTCATAG